The sequence CGACGGCTACATGCCCGCCGGTGGAGCGGATCAAACCCGGGTTTGGTTTGCTCACCCCACGGGCATCTCGCTGACCGGGCGTGAGAGGACACCGCCGACCCCCCGCAGCGCGAGCCGGAGAAAGGAACAAACGTGGAGGACAACGCCCCGCTCGTCCCGGAAGGCGCGCAGGTCATCGAGGTGCGGACGGCTGCGATCCCGCACGTCGTGCCCACGCTGCGGACCATCGTGGCCGACATCGCGATGCGCCAGGACTTCGACCTCGACGCCGTCGAGGACCTCCGGATGGCGGTGGACGAAGCCTGCTCGCTGCTGCTCCCCGCCAGCGCCGACGGGAAGCTGACGTGCGTCTTCTCGTGGAACGGGCCGCGCATCGAGGTCTCGGTCTCGGTCTTTTCGGACAGCCCGGACCACGAGGACGACACCGGGCTCTCCTGGCAGCTGCTGACCGCGCTCGCCACGACGGCCGAGCGCACCATCACGCCGGAAGACGGCCGCTACCTGTCCCGGGTGGACCTGGTCCGGGAAAGCCAGGTGGCGGACTCGTGAGCGGTCCCGCCGAGAGCAGCGGCGGCGAACCGGACGTCGGCGCGCTGTTCGCCCAGCTCGCCGGGCTGCCGGCGGATTCGCCGGAACGCGAGCGCATCCGCGACACCCTCGTGCGCGCCCACCTGGAACTCGCACGCAACCTGGCCCGGAAGTTCCGCAACCGCGACGAGGCGATGGAGGACCTGGTCCAGATCGCCACGGTCGGGCTCATCCACGCCGTCGACCGGTTCGACCCCGATCAGGGGACGGACTTCCTGGCGTTCGCGGTGCCCACCATCTCCGGGGAGCTGCGCCACCACTTCCGGGACAACAGCTGGTCGGTGCGGGTGCCGCGGCGGCTCAAGGAGCTGAACGCGAACATCTCGGCCGCGCGCGAAGAGCTCACCGTGCAGCTCTCCCGCGCCCCCAAGCCGAGTGAGATCGCGGCCCGCCTCGGCGTGCCCATCGAAGACGTCTACGAGGGGCTTCGCGCCGGTCAGGGGCGCTACGGCGCTTCGCTGGACCACCTGCTGGAGAACGCGGCGCACACCCGGTTCGGGGCGCCCGACGCCGAGCTGGGGCAGGCCGAGCTGCGGGAGGCGCTGCGCCCGATGCTGGAGAGCCTGCCGGACCGGGAGCGCAAGATCGTCGCGCTGCGGTTCGGCTCCGGGATGAGCCAATCGGA is a genomic window of Amycolatopsis lexingtonensis containing:
- a CDS encoding SigB/SigF/SigG family RNA polymerase sigma factor; translated protein: MSGPAESSGGEPDVGALFAQLAGLPADSPERERIRDTLVRAHLELARNLARKFRNRDEAMEDLVQIATVGLIHAVDRFDPDQGTDFLAFAVPTISGELRHHFRDNSWSVRVPRRLKELNANISAAREELTVQLSRAPKPSEIAARLGVPIEDVYEGLRAGQGRYGASLDHLLENAAHTRFGAPDAELGQAELREALRPMLESLPDRERKIVALRFGSGMSQSDIARRVGVSQMQVSRLLAATLKKLRSGLDESELAEGT
- a CDS encoding anti-sigma factor yields the protein MEDNAPLVPEGAQVIEVRTAAIPHVVPTLRTIVADIAMRQDFDLDAVEDLRMAVDEACSLLLPASADGKLTCVFSWNGPRIEVSVSVFSDSPDHEDDTGLSWQLLTALATTAERTITPEDGRYLSRVDLVRESQVADS